In a genomic window of Passer domesticus isolate bPasDom1 chromosome 3, bPasDom1.hap1, whole genome shotgun sequence:
- the LOC135297822 gene encoding LOW QUALITY PROTEIN: trace amine-associated receptor 2-like (The sequence of the model RefSeq protein was modified relative to this genomic sequence to represent the inferred CDS: inserted 3 bases in 3 codons; deleted 3 bases in 2 codons; substituted 1 base at 1 genomic stop codon) codes for MLSPNISKDLTDCSEFGNRSCPGNFRSAEIXGVMYLFITPVFILTVFGNLAIIISISNFKLSSPTPFLILSVAVTGFLLGFAIMPYSMVKSVENCWXFGIIFCKVHYSFDLMLSLASIFQICSIAVDCFCNLXTMHYFSTMTVTVIKRIVAACWSVPAAFAFGVLFSEAYASGIEGYEMLIKCSGLCLIVFNKLWGAFLFYLQGLFASASIMIGIYVKFFTVSQRHTSELSQAHRXFKNNKKYEFSKNKDRKTAKTLSIVMLGFLICWFPVFFSVLIDPFLNFSTPLPLFDSLNWFGYLNSFCNPLLYRFFYLRFQKTFKYILKGKIFNSHFHTVKVLSEDHSQQ; via the exons ATGCTTTCTCCAAATATCTCAAAAGATTTGACTGATTGCTCTGAGTTTGGAAACAGATCCTGTCCTGGGAACTTTAG GTCAGCAGAAATATGAGGGGTAATGTATTTGTTCATAACACCAGTCTTCATTCTCACCGTCTTTGGGAATCTGGCCATAATCATTTCCATCTCGAATTTCAAGCTCAGTTCTCCAACCCCTTTCCTCATCTTATCCGTGGCTGTAACAGGTTTTCTGCTGGGCTTTGCCATTATGCCCTACAGCATGGTGAAGTCTGTAGAGAActgct gttttgggattATATTCTGCAAGGTTCATTACAGTTTTGACTTGATGCTCAGTTTAGCTTCCATTTTCCAAATTTGTTCCATTGCCGTGGATTGTTTTTGCAATC CCACCATGCATTATTTCAGCACCATGACTGTCACAGTCATAAAACGAATAGTGGCTGCATGCTGGTCAGTGCcagctgcttttgcttttggtGTGCTTTTCTCAGAAGCTTATGCTTCTGGAATTGAGGGCTATGAAATGCTGATTAAATGCTCGGGCTTGTGCCTGATTGTGTTCAACAAACTGTGGggggcttttttattttatttacag gGTTTATTTGCTTCTGCTAGCATTATGATAGGCATTTATGTTAAATTTTTTACTGTCTCCCAAAGGCACACATCAGAGTTGAGTCAGGCACACA CTTTCAAAAACAATAAGAAATATGAGTTTTCTAAGAATAAAGACAGGAAAACTGCTAAGACTTTGAGTATTGTTATGCTGGGTTTCTTAATATGTTGGtttcct gtttttttttcagtcttaattgatccatttttaaatttttccacTCCTTTGCCTCTGTTTGATTCTCTAAACTGGTTTGGATATCTAAATTCTTTCTGCAATCCATTGTTATATAGATTTTTCTATCTACGGtttcagaaaacatttaaatatatcttaaaaggcaaaatatttaattcaCATTTTCACACAGTAAAAGTTTTATCTGAAGATCACTCACAGCAATAG